The segment TACGTAGGTGCACTTTTAGGCGATTTACCTTTGATTACTTCATGATAATATTGATAAGTCATTGGCTGGACATCCTTTAAAATCTCCGCATCCACCAGTTCCCCTAAAAATAAAGTATGAGTTCCAACATCCATAGTATCAACCACCTTAAATTCCAACCAAGCTGAACATCTTTCAGTAACTATAGGACATCCTGTAACACCTTCCTTGAATTCAGTATCCTCAAACTTATCGATATCTCTTCCCGACCTGAATCCAAACTTGCCAATAAACTTAAAATCAGCTTCTGTATTGAGTACTGATAATGAA is part of the Clostridia bacterium genome and harbors:
- a CDS encoding flavin reductase family protein yields the protein MQINALTKLNYGVYIVSSAKEDKLNGQIANCVFQVTAEPAVVAVSINKDNLTHEYIHESGCFSLSVLNTEADFKFIGKFGFRSGRDIDKFEDTEFKEGVTGCPIVTERCSAWLEFKVVDTMDVGTHTLFLGELVDAEILKDVQPMTYQYYHEVIKGKSPKSAPTYIDKSL